Proteins encoded within one genomic window of Neorhizobium galegae bv. orientalis str. HAMBI 540:
- a CDS encoding ABC transporter permease, producing MLGYIFKRVLYMIPTLFGMSLISFLIIQLPPGDYLTSMIATMSDSGQAVDPAQIERLKEIYGFDDPFYIQYLKWIWGIVSRGDFGYSFEWNQPVSGLIWGRMGSTLVISLLSLLFVWIVALPIGIYSAVRRHSISDHVFTFFGFIGLAVPNFILALVLMYFAYRYLGQSVGGLNSPEFAEAPWSLAKIGDFLAHLWIPIIIIGASGTAALIRILRANLTDELHKPYVITARAKGLPEYKVILKYPVRIALNPFVSAIGWVLPHLVSGVTITAIVLNLPTAGPLLFRALVSQDMYLAGSFILLLSALTLVGMLLSDLLLALLDPRIRFN from the coding sequence ATGCTTGGCTACATCTTCAAGCGCGTGCTCTACATGATCCCGACCCTGTTCGGCATGTCGCTGATATCGTTCCTGATCATCCAGCTGCCGCCGGGCGACTACCTGACGTCGATGATCGCGACGATGAGCGACAGCGGCCAGGCGGTCGATCCGGCCCAGATCGAGCGGCTGAAGGAAATCTACGGCTTCGACGACCCCTTCTACATCCAGTATCTCAAATGGATCTGGGGCATCGTCAGCCGCGGCGACTTCGGCTACTCGTTCGAATGGAACCAACCCGTCTCCGGCCTGATCTGGGGCCGGATGGGTTCGACGCTGGTCATCTCGCTTTTGAGCCTGCTGTTCGTGTGGATCGTCGCACTGCCGATCGGCATCTATTCCGCCGTCCGCCGCCATTCGATCAGCGACCACGTCTTCACATTCTTCGGCTTCATCGGGCTTGCCGTGCCGAACTTCATCCTGGCGCTGGTGCTGATGTATTTCGCCTACCGCTATCTCGGCCAGAGCGTCGGCGGCCTCAACTCTCCCGAATTTGCCGAGGCCCCCTGGAGCCTTGCCAAGATCGGCGATTTCCTCGCCCATCTGTGGATCCCGATCATCATCATCGGCGCCTCGGGAACGGCGGCGCTGATCCGCATCCTGCGCGCCAACCTGACCGACGAACTGCACAAGCCCTATGTGATCACCGCCCGCGCCAAGGGCCTGCCGGAATACAAGGTCATCCTCAAATATCCGGTGCGGATCGCCCTCAACCCGTTCGTCTCGGCGATCGGCTGGGTGCTGCCGCATCTGGTCTCCGGCGTGACGATCACCGCCATCGTGCTCAACCTGCCGACCGCCGGCCCGCTGCTATTCAGGGCACTGGTGTCGCAGGACATGTATCTCGCCGGCAGTTTCATCCTGCTTTTGAGTGCCCTCACCCTTGTCGGCATGCTGCTATCGGATCTGCTGCTGGCGCTGCTCGATCCGCGCATCCGGTTCAATTGA
- a CDS encoding alpha-amylase family protein yields the protein MLEARRQNTDTLRTPGWFRTATRWTQLTFVEDDPDKYDPAFWIDVFKRTKSNAVCLSAGGYIAYYPSKVPYHYVSQYLGDKDIFGALVDAARKLDMHVMARVDPHAIHDDAAKAHPEWVMINADGTPRRHWAYPDVWVANAYGDYNSVFMPEVVKEIVREYDIDAIFANRWQGHGVDYSEDSARRFKDMSGYALPRKADAEDPAWQAWLQWRRRVLTDMIAQWDDAVKAIRPHASFIPNMSGASLMEFDLSVITKHCPFLVVDHQGRKGLELGWSAGRNGKRIRATFADRPVVLITSIGPEEEYRWKDAVTSGEEMQLWINNGTAHGLFAWFTKFNGVVPDKRWVDPVAEAFVLQSAVEPVLESMTPTAEIAVIDPSTTLRHWAPEERHAAEKHDLGVYHALVEARLPFELLSDQVLTRDNLDRFKVIILANASCLSDAQNEAIRAYVARGGSVVASYETSLRDEFGKTRPEFGLSDVLGAKFVSGPRGIVKNTYVALSGDHPVNKGFDGAERIMGGTRLIHVEPAAGAQTPFLYVPDFPDLPMEEVYPRKDPEGAAVVARETGRGGRTVYIPWNIGEIFWEVFAVDHARLLSNAVHWALGKTPRITVKGPGVIDLALRENAEGIALSLFNLTNPMMMKGPIRENYPLAAQTVSVEVPEGKAVAKAWLVVADRAASFSVKDGRAEVEVPGIERLEVLHLTWK from the coding sequence ATGCTTGAGGCGAGACGACAGAACACCGACACCTTGCGAACACCGGGCTGGTTCAGGACCGCGACGCGCTGGACCCAGCTGACCTTCGTTGAGGACGATCCGGACAAATACGACCCCGCCTTCTGGATCGACGTCTTCAAGCGCACGAAATCCAACGCAGTCTGCCTCAGCGCCGGCGGTTACATCGCCTACTATCCAAGCAAGGTCCCTTATCACTACGTCAGCCAGTATCTGGGCGACAAGGACATCTTCGGGGCGCTGGTCGATGCGGCCCGCAAGCTCGACATGCATGTCATGGCCCGCGTCGATCCGCATGCCATCCACGACGATGCGGCCAAGGCCCATCCGGAATGGGTGATGATCAATGCCGACGGCACGCCGCGCCGCCACTGGGCCTATCCGGATGTCTGGGTCGCCAATGCCTATGGCGACTACAATTCGGTGTTCATGCCGGAGGTGGTGAAGGAGATCGTCCGCGAATACGATATCGACGCGATCTTCGCCAATCGCTGGCAGGGCCACGGCGTCGACTATAGCGAAGACAGTGCCCGCCGTTTCAAGGACATGTCCGGCTACGCCCTGCCCAGGAAGGCGGATGCCGAAGACCCCGCCTGGCAGGCATGGCTGCAATGGCGCCGCCGCGTACTGACCGATATGATCGCCCAGTGGGACGACGCGGTCAAAGCGATCCGCCCGCATGCGAGCTTCATCCCCAACATGAGCGGCGCGTCGCTGATGGAGTTCGATCTCTCCGTCATCACCAAACATTGCCCCTTCCTCGTCGTCGACCACCAGGGTCGCAAGGGGCTGGAGCTCGGCTGGTCGGCCGGCCGCAACGGCAAGCGCATCCGCGCCACCTTCGCCGATCGCCCCGTGGTGCTGATCACCTCGATCGGTCCGGAGGAGGAGTATCGCTGGAAGGATGCGGTGACCTCCGGCGAGGAAATGCAGCTGTGGATCAACAACGGCACGGCCCACGGGCTTTTCGCCTGGTTCACGAAATTCAACGGCGTGGTGCCCGACAAGCGCTGGGTGGATCCGGTCGCCGAGGCTTTCGTGCTGCAGTCGGCCGTCGAGCCGGTGCTTGAAAGCATGACGCCGACCGCGGAAATCGCCGTGATCGACCCGTCGACGACCTTGCGCCATTGGGCACCGGAAGAACGTCACGCGGCAGAGAAACACGACCTTGGCGTCTACCACGCGCTGGTCGAGGCACGCCTGCCCTTCGAGCTGCTGTCCGATCAGGTGCTCACCAGGGATAATCTCGACCGCTTCAAGGTGATCATCCTTGCCAATGCCTCCTGCCTTTCGGATGCGCAGAATGAGGCGATCCGCGCCTATGTGGCGCGCGGCGGTAGCGTCGTTGCCTCCTACGAGACCTCGCTTCGCGACGAATTCGGCAAGACGCGGCCCGAATTCGGCCTCTCGGATGTGCTCGGGGCGAAATTCGTCTCCGGGCCGCGGGGCATCGTCAAGAACACCTATGTGGCGCTGTCCGGCGACCACCCGGTCAACAAGGGTTTTGATGGCGCCGAGCGGATCATGGGCGGCACAAGGCTGATCCATGTCGAGCCGGCTGCGGGCGCTCAGACACCCTTCCTTTACGTGCCCGACTTCCCGGATCTGCCGATGGAGGAAGTCTATCCGCGTAAAGACCCGGAAGGGGCGGCCGTCGTCGCCCGCGAAACCGGAAGGGGCGGCCGCACGGTCTATATTCCCTGGAATATCGGCGAAATCTTCTGGGAAGTGTTTGCCGTCGATCACGCCCGTCTTCTGTCCAACGCCGTCCACTGGGCGCTCGGCAAGACCCCGCGCATCACCGTCAAAGGCCCGGGCGTCATCGACCTCGCGCTCAGGGAAAATGCAGAAGGTATCGCCCTTAGCCTCTTCAACCTCACCAACCCGATGATGATGAAAGGGCCGATACGCGAAAATTACCCCCTGGCGGCCCAGACCGTTTCGGTGGAAGTTCCAGAAGGCAAGGCGGTGGCGAAAGCCTGGCTCGTGGTTGCAGACCGGGCGGCAAGCTTCAGCGTGAAGGATGGACGCGCAGAAGTGGAGGTGCCGGGAATAGAGCGGCTGGAGGTACTGCATCTCACCTGGAAATAG